GTGTTTTATCCACTTTCCTTCGTAGCGCACACGACGCGGCATCGCCCAAGCACCAACGCTTTCGCGCACCCAGAACTCGTTGAGACGCGGTTGCAACGCCACGATTTCGTCGCGCAATGCGGGCGAGAGTTCCTCGTCGGAATCGAGCGTTAAAACCCAATCGTGACGGCAGTTTTCCAAGGCGAAGTTCTTTTGAGCCGCGAAACCCGGCCACGCATTTTCAATCACGCGCGCTCCCAATCCTTCCGCAATTTGCTGCGTGCTATCGGTGGACCCGCCGTCAATGACCAAAACGTCGTCGCTCAAAGGTGCAACGCTCTTTAGACAGCGCGCGATGTTCGCGGCTTCGTCCTGCGCGATGACGAAGATGCTGATGGGTATCTGCGTCATCGGCACGTCGGGCAAGCCTCGTTTGCTGGCATCGAACGCCGTTGTTTCGCCGCTTTTGCGCTTGGTCACCCTAAACCTCGCGGGCGTGGAAATTTCGCTGCGGCATCGAAAACAGCCAGCAGCTTTTCGATGTGCGCATCGAGAGACAAGTGCGAGATACCGCAACGCACCTCTTCTCGCGAAGGTTTCGCTGCACAAAACAGTTCCAGCGCTTTTGCGGCGTCTTCAAAGTTTTCCGGTAAAACCAAACCACTTTGCGCCGTAAGGTGCGAGGCAAAGCCGTTTCGATTCGATGTTGCCACAGCTGCACCGCACGCCGCCGCTTCCAGACACGCGTTGGCAAACGGATCGTATCGTGTCGGGAACAAGAGTAAATCCGCTGCACGATACCAATCGGGCATCGCGGTGGGCGGCTGCGCCCCGGCGAAAAGTACGGTCGAATTCAGCCCGAGTTCTTGCGCCGACTTCGCAAACGAATCGTTTTCGGCGCGTCCGACAAATACCGCACGCAATTTCAATTTCGTCGTTTTCTGCCATGCCGCCAAAACGCGCAACGCCACATCAGCGCCCTTACGCCAGAAGCCCGAACCAGCGAAAAGCACCACGAACTCATCTTCGGTGAAACCGCGCTGCGCGCGTGCAGCGGAGTTGTTGCCAATCGAAAACTTCGTCAAATCGACGCCGTTGGGAACAACATGCAAACGCTCGCGCGGAAAGCCGTAGAATTGCGCGACTTCATCGGCAACCATCTGCGAATTGCAAATCACGAGGCGCGTGTTATTTGGATGGAAGATAGCTTTTTCGGCGCGCAGCGTTTGTGCGTGCGACGGATCGAGCCGCGCCAGAAACCGCGCGCGTGGCGTCATTTGCTGCAACTGCAAATCGCGCCACACGCGATGCACGCCGCCGCCCGCGCGATAAATGTCGCTTGGAATCATGCGCTCTAATGTCAGCAGGAAATCGAGATTTTGCTCTGGCACCTCGCGCGCCAGCCACTTTTGAAACGCGATGTGACGAAAGAAGCGCGGTGTCTTCTTTCCGCGCTGCAAATGCGGCGTAAAAGGAAATGTCGAATTCGATTGCGGCAAGCGCGAGGTAAAAACGTGCGTTTCCCAGCCCTTTGCGACGAGCCGCTCTAAAACCGCGAGAGAATAACGCTCGGCGCCGCCGTTGCCGGAAAGGTCGGAACGAACAAGGCCGATTTTCACGCCATTTCCTTCAAACGGCGTGCGGCGCGCGC
The Abditibacteriaceae bacterium DNA segment above includes these coding regions:
- a CDS encoding glycosyltransferase family 4 protein, translated to MVAAHATEIGIAETPLSRARRTPFEGNGVKIGLVRSDLSGNGGAERYSLAVLERLVAKGWETHVFTSRLPQSNSTFPFTPHLQRGKKTPRFFRHIAFQKWLAREVPEQNLDFLLTLERMIPSDIYRAGGGVHRVWRDLQLQQMTPRARFLARLDPSHAQTLRAEKAIFHPNNTRLVICNSQMVADEVAQFYGFPRERLHVVPNGVDLTKFSIGNNSAARAQRGFTEDEFVVLFAGSGFWRKGADVALRVLAAWQKTTKLKLRAVFVGRAENDSFAKSAQELGLNSTVLFAGAQPPTAMPDWYRAADLLLFPTRYDPFANACLEAAACGAAVATSNRNGFASHLTAQSGLVLPENFEDAAKALELFCAAKPSREEVRCGISHLSLDAHIEKLLAVFDAAAKFPRPRGLG
- a CDS encoding glycosyltransferase family 2 protein; protein product: MTKRKSGETTAFDASKRGLPDVPMTQIPISIFVIAQDEAANIARCLKSVAPLSDDVLVIDGGSTDSTQQIAEGLGARVIENAWPGFAAQKNFALENCRHDWVLTLDSDEELSPALRDEIVALQPRLNEFWVRESVGAWAMPRRVRYEGKWIKHGDWNPDFGVRLFRREGARYEGAVHESLKHAGTVRRLTRLLWHYSYRDRTDHLARLEKYSTLWAQAQAESGKRAGAASPYTRAAWRFMRGYILKGGFLDGALGLRIARFSAWETKEKYRKLRSLQK